The following coding sequences lie in one Oceanicola sp. 502str15 genomic window:
- the scpB gene encoding SMC-Scp complex subunit ScpB, with the protein MEMEESLFEAPPMGEQERMVEAILFASAEPVTVAELNARMPHGAEAAVVLETLQKRYEGRGVELRRVGDAWALRTAPDLGFLMQKETVETRKLSRAAIETLAIVAYHQPVTRAEIEEIRGVSVSRGTVDQLIEMEWIRFGRRRMTPGRPVTYVVTQDFLDHFGLESARDLPGLKELRAAGLLDSRPPPGSIGLGDGEDDEEQTEEQDELFTEDDPDE; encoded by the coding sequence ATGGAGATGGAGGAGAGCCTGTTCGAGGCCCCGCCGATGGGCGAGCAGGAGCGGATGGTGGAGGCGATCCTCTTTGCCAGCGCCGAGCCGGTGACGGTGGCCGAGCTGAACGCCCGAATGCCGCACGGGGCCGAGGCCGCCGTGGTGCTGGAAACCCTGCAGAAACGCTACGAGGGGCGGGGCGTGGAGCTGCGCCGCGTGGGCGATGCATGGGCCCTGCGTACGGCACCCGACCTCGGCTTTCTGATGCAGAAGGAAACCGTGGAGACGCGCAAGCTCTCGCGTGCCGCGATCGAGACATTGGCCATCGTGGCCTATCACCAGCCAGTCACCCGCGCCGAGATCGAGGAGATCCGGGGCGTGAGCGTGAGCCGGGGCACGGTGGATCAGCTCATCGAGATGGAGTGGATTCGCTTTGGCCGCCGCCGGATGACCCCGGGACGCCCGGTGACCTACGTGGTGACACAGGATTTTCTGGACCATTTCGGCCTGGAAAGTGCCCGCGACCTGCCGGGGCTCAAGGAGCTCAGGGCGGCGGGACTTCTCGACAGCCGCCCACCGCCGGGCAGTATCGGTCTGGGCGACGGAGAAGACGACGAAGAGCAGACAGAAGAACAAGACGAACTTTTTACGGAGGACGACCCCGATGAATAG
- a CDS encoding glycoside hydrolase family 3 N-terminal domain-containing protein, protein MNLPASRPARLSPFIFGCDGLEVTTDEVSLFGDVQPFGFILFKRNIDSPDQLRALTAGLREAVGWEAPIFIDQEGGRVDRMGPPHWRSWMPPLDQGAASGPGQAARAMELRYRLIADDLRAVGIDGNCAPMGDIAHADTHAVLRNRCYGETLESVVTSARAVANGLLAGGVLPVLKHIPGHGRATMDSHMELPRVSASAEALRASDFAAFRALNDLPLGMSAHIVYEAFSERAATVDPVMVELIRQEIGFGGLLMTDDLSMEALDGSLPERASASLAAGCDVVLYCKGVFSELKALAEIAEDMKETSLSRADAALEARRAPDTIDRRAMEAEYEALVSGALVKGQAADG, encoded by the coding sequence GTGAACCTGCCCGCATCGCGCCCCGCGCGGCTTTCGCCTTTCATCTTCGGGTGCGACGGGTTGGAGGTGACGACCGATGAGGTGTCGCTGTTCGGCGACGTGCAGCCTTTCGGCTTCATCCTGTTCAAGCGCAACATCGACAGCCCCGACCAGCTGCGCGCCCTGACCGCAGGACTGCGCGAGGCGGTGGGGTGGGAGGCGCCGATCTTCATCGACCAGGAGGGCGGCCGGGTGGACCGGATGGGCCCGCCCCATTGGCGCAGCTGGATGCCACCGCTCGATCAGGGCGCGGCAAGCGGGCCCGGGCAGGCGGCGCGGGCGATGGAGCTGCGCTATCGGCTCATTGCCGACGACTTGCGCGCGGTGGGGATTGATGGCAATTGCGCCCCGATGGGCGACATTGCCCATGCCGACACCCACGCCGTGCTGCGCAACCGCTGCTATGGCGAAACCCTTGAAAGCGTTGTCACTTCTGCCCGCGCCGTGGCCAATGGCTTGCTCGCCGGGGGCGTTCTGCCGGTGCTCAAGCACATTCCCGGCCATGGCCGCGCCACGATGGACAGCCACATGGAGCTGCCGCGGGTTTCGGCCTCTGCCGAGGCGCTGCGGGCCAGTGATTTTGCCGCCTTCAGGGCGCTGAACGACCTGCCGTTGGGGATGAGTGCCCATATCGTCTACGAGGCCTTCTCCGAAAGGGCCGCCACGGTGGACCCGGTGATGGTGGAGCTGATCCGGCAGGAGATCGGCTTTGGCGGCCTGCTGATGACGGACGATCTGAGCATGGAGGCGCTGGATGGCAGCTTGCCGGAGCGGGCGAGCGCCTCGCTGGCGGCGGGCTGCGACGTGGTGCTCTATTGCAAGGGCGTGTTCAGCGAGCTGAAGGCGCTCGCGGAGATTGCCGAAGATATGAAGGAAACAAGCCTTTCGCGGGCCGATGCCGCCTTGGAAGCCCGCCGCGCGCCTGATACCATCGACCGCAGAGCGATGGAGGCCGAATACGAGGCGCTGGTGAGCGGCGCCTTGGTGAAAGGGCAGGCGGCAGATGGCTGA
- a CDS encoding ABC-F family ATP-binding cassette domain-containing protein: protein MARAPLLQLSDISLTFGGNPVFEGVGLTVQPGDRVALVGRNGSGKSTLMKVMAGLVEADAGEVVPAPGVRVGYMEQEPSMEGFATLGAFASSGLDESEAWRVEAVAEGLKFGLETEVASASGGERRRAALAKLLAEAPELMLLDEPTNHLDIEAIGWLERELSQTRAGFVLISHDRAFLSALTRATLWIDRGEVRRQEQGFEGFEAWRDKMWEEEDTARHKLDRKIKAEARWAVEGISARRKRNMGRVRALQELRAERAGQIRRKGVAALELEEGNKSGKVVVEAQGIAKRFGEKVILRPFDIKLTRGERVAFVGPNGAGKTTLINMLIGKTTPDEGRIKQGHGVEMAVFDQSRAALDLDASLWENLAGDPAMRVSGQADQVMVRGQPKHVVGYLKDFLFDEAQARAPVRSLSGGEKARLLLARLMARESNLMVLDEPTNDLDIETLDLLQEVLSDYPGTVLLVSHDRDFIDRVATRSVVLEGEGRATVYAGGWSDLLAQGGGQWQRSTQPSKRATRAEEKPAPEKPKANGLSFTEKHRLEALPAEIERLEAEIGKLNELMSDPELFTREPVKFKKATEALTERQKKLAAAEEEWLALEERAAG from the coding sequence ATGGCTCGTGCCCCGCTACTGCAACTCTCCGACATCTCGCTCACCTTCGGCGGAAACCCCGTGTTCGAAGGCGTGGGCCTGACCGTGCAACCCGGCGACCGGGTGGCGCTGGTGGGGCGCAACGGCTCGGGCAAATCCACGCTGATGAAGGTGATGGCCGGGCTGGTGGAGGCCGACGCCGGCGAGGTCGTGCCCGCGCCCGGCGTGCGGGTGGGCTACATGGAGCAGGAACCCTCGATGGAGGGTTTTGCCACGCTCGGCGCCTTCGCTTCCAGCGGGCTCGACGAAAGCGAGGCCTGGCGCGTCGAGGCGGTGGCGGAGGGGCTGAAGTTCGGGCTTGAAACCGAGGTTGCCTCGGCCTCCGGCGGCGAGCGGCGCCGCGCGGCGCTGGCCAAGCTGCTGGCAGAGGCGCCCGAGCTGATGCTGCTCGACGAGCCGACCAACCATCTCGACATCGAGGCCATCGGCTGGCTCGAGCGCGAGCTGTCGCAGACCCGCGCCGGATTCGTGCTGATCTCGCACGACCGCGCCTTTCTCTCCGCGCTCACCCGCGCCACGCTCTGGATCGACCGGGGCGAGGTGCGCCGGCAGGAGCAGGGGTTCGAGGGATTCGAGGCCTGGCGCGACAAGATGTGGGAAGAGGAAGACACCGCCCGCCACAAGCTCGACCGCAAGATCAAGGCCGAGGCCCGCTGGGCCGTGGAAGGCATCAGCGCGCGGCGCAAGCGCAACATGGGCCGGGTGCGCGCCCTGCAGGAGCTGCGGGCCGAACGCGCCGGGCAGATCCGCCGCAAGGGCGTGGCGGCGCTGGAGCTGGAAGAGGGCAACAAGAGCGGCAAGGTCGTGGTCGAAGCGCAGGGGATCGCCAAGCGGTTCGGCGAGAAGGTGATCTTGCGGCCCTTCGACATCAAGCTCACCCGCGGCGAGCGGGTGGCCTTTGTTGGGCCCAATGGTGCGGGCAAGACCACGCTGATCAACATGCTCATTGGCAAGACCACGCCTGACGAGGGCCGGATCAAGCAGGGGCACGGGGTGGAGATGGCGGTGTTCGACCAGAGCCGCGCCGCGCTCGACCTCGACGCCAGCCTCTGGGAGAACCTCGCGGGCGACCCGGCGATGCGGGTGAGCGGGCAGGCCGACCAGGTGATGGTGCGGGGTCAGCCCAAGCACGTCGTCGGCTACCTCAAGGATTTCCTCTTCGATGAGGCCCAGGCCCGCGCCCCGGTGCGCTCGCTCTCGGGCGGCGAGAAGGCGCGGCTGCTGCTGGCCAGGCTGATGGCGCGCGAAAGCAACCTGATGGTGCTCGACGAGCCGACCAACGACCTCGACATCGAAACCCTCGACCTGCTGCAGGAAGTGCTCTCCGACTACCCGGGCACGGTGCTGCTGGTCAGCCACGACCGGGATTTCATCGACCGCGTGGCAACCCGCTCGGTGGTGCTTGAGGGCGAGGGCCGAGCCACCGTCTACGCCGGTGGCTGGAGCGACCTCCTGGCCCAGGGCGGCGGACAATGGCAGCGCTCCACCCAGCCCTCCAAACGCGCCACCCGCGCCGAGGAAAAGCCCGCCCCCGAAAAGCCGAAGGCCAATGGCCTCAGCTTCACCGAAAAACACCGGCTGGAGGCGCTTCCGGCCGAGATCGAGCGGCTCGAGGCCGAGATCGGCAAGCTGAACGAGCTGATGAGCGACCCCGAGCTCTTCACCCGCGAGCCGGTGAAGTTCAAGAAGGCCACCGAAGCGCTGACCGAACGCCAGAAAAAGCTCGCCGCCGCCGAAGAGGAATGGCTGGCGCTGGAAGAAAGAGCCGCTGGCTGA
- a CDS encoding SPOR domain-containing protein produces the protein MSLALIAGLGVWGYRIIVRDVTGVPVVAALDGPMRIAPEDPGGEVAGHTGLAVNDVAAEGEAAELPEQITLAPGPATLSEEDLPLAAMVQRDVEAVEEATPASEAEDGELVEPEMTVAANLPDDVDPNDPVAVALALAGQLSEGAEPLSPAPEAAEPDSPEQARLASLPGVKNSLRPKGRPAGLKRTAAADVEVDAPSAPVVPEGAEVARADQVAAGTRLVQLGAFESPGEAASLWAKLAGQFDSLMVEKTRLIMEAESGGQTFYRLRAQGFADLSDARRFCAALVAEKAECIPVVAR, from the coding sequence ATGAGCCTTGCGCTGATCGCGGGGCTCGGGGTCTGGGGCTACCGGATCATCGTGCGCGACGTGACCGGCGTGCCCGTGGTGGCCGCGCTGGACGGACCGATGCGCATTGCCCCGGAAGATCCGGGCGGCGAGGTTGCGGGCCATACCGGGCTTGCGGTGAACGATGTGGCGGCAGAGGGCGAGGCGGCGGAGCTGCCCGAGCAGATCACCCTTGCCCCCGGCCCGGCGACCCTGAGCGAGGAAGACCTGCCGCTGGCGGCGATGGTGCAGCGCGATGTGGAGGCGGTCGAGGAGGCCACCCCGGCGAGCGAAGCGGAAGATGGCGAGCTGGTGGAGCCGGAGATGACGGTGGCCGCCAACCTGCCCGACGACGTGGACCCCAACGATCCCGTGGCCGTGGCCCTGGCGCTGGCCGGGCAGTTGAGCGAGGGGGCGGAGCCGCTTTCTCCCGCGCCCGAGGCGGCGGAACCCGACAGCCCCGAGCAGGCGCGTCTGGCGAGCCTTCCGGGCGTCAAGAACTCGCTCCGGCCCAAGGGCCGCCCTGCAGGGCTGAAGCGCACTGCGGCCGCGGATGTGGAAGTGGATGCCCCGAGCGCCCCGGTGGTGCCCGAAGGGGCCGAGGTGGCGCGGGCCGATCAGGTGGCTGCGGGCACCCGGCTGGTGCAGCTCGGCGCCTTCGAGAGCCCCGGCGAGGCGGCCTCGCTCTGGGCCAAGCTGGCCGGGCAGTTCGACAGCCTGATGGTCGAGAAGACCCGGCTGATCATGGAGGCCGAGAGCGGCGGGCAGACCTTCTATCGCCTTCGGGCGCAGGGCTTTGCGGACCTCTCCGACGCGCGCCGCTTCTGCGCCGCGCTGGTGGCGGAAAAGGCGGAATGCATCCCGGTGGTGGCCCGGTGA
- a CDS encoding ScpA family protein — MAEDGAAEFSDVSDRLAAEALIIDVDGFEGPLDLLLTLGRTQKVDLRKISILQLAEQYLGFVERAKQLRIELAADYLVMAAWLAFLKSKLLLPPDPSEEGPSGEELAAHLAFQLERLSAMRDSAAKLMGRDQMGRDFFARGIPESVERVRRVTYTATLLDLMQAYARIRTKDEFRPFVMDRENLFTMEQALDRLRGLIGYAGEWTNLMTYLPEGWENDPMRRRSATAATFAASLELVKHGHLTIRQDDMFAPIQIKLREAPRG; from the coding sequence ATGGCTGAAGACGGCGCGGCAGAATTTTCGGATGTCTCCGACCGGCTGGCCGCCGAGGCGCTGATCATCGACGTCGATGGCTTTGAAGGCCCGCTCGACCTGCTGCTGACGCTGGGGCGCACCCAAAAGGTGGACCTGCGCAAGATCTCCATTCTGCAACTCGCCGAGCAATACCTGGGCTTCGTGGAGCGCGCCAAGCAGCTGCGCATCGAGCTGGCGGCCGATTACCTTGTGATGGCGGCCTGGCTGGCGTTTCTGAAGAGCAAGCTGCTGCTGCCCCCCGACCCCAGCGAAGAGGGGCCGAGCGGCGAGGAGCTGGCGGCGCACCTCGCGTTCCAGCTCGAGCGGCTTTCGGCCATGCGGGACTCGGCGGCCAAGTTGATGGGGCGCGACCAGATGGGGCGCGACTTCTTTGCCCGCGGCATTCCCGAGAGCGTGGAGCGGGTGCGGCGCGTGACCTATACCGCCACGCTGCTGGACCTGATGCAGGCCTATGCCCGCATCCGCACCAAGGATGAGTTTCGCCCCTTCGTCATGGACCGCGAGAACCTGTTCACCATGGAGCAGGCGCTGGACCGGCTGCGCGGCCTGATCGGCTATGCCGGCGAGTGGACCAACCTGATGACCTACCTGCCCGAGGGCTGGGAAAACGACCCGATGCGCCGTCGCAGCGCCACGGCGGCGACCTTCGCCGCCTCGCTGGAGCTGGTGAAGCACGGCCATCTGACGATCCGGCAGGACGACATGTTTGCCCCGATCCAGATCAAGCTGAGGGAGGCGCCGCGTGGTTGA